One stretch of Terriglobales bacterium DNA includes these proteins:
- a CDS encoding MFS transporter, with amino-acid sequence MPARRLILIYSAAFLRSMSIGLLGVVLAVYLSRLGYSSTLIGVVLAAGLAGGTVATAFSNHLARRLGTRQVLIGAALFSAVGGIGLALLRSPAAMVPLAFASMLNGMGTDRSASFAIEQAIIPSLVGDERRTWALSWYNVALDTSGALGALSGALPVLLQRWAGLDLLSAYRWIFGGYAVVNLACSVLYAFLDRHAGGTDLAAVPEVSRESKRIVRKIALLFALDSTGGGFLADALLAYWFFHRFGVDEKQLGLLFFVVRVFNALSHLGAAWLARRIGLVNTMVFTHLPSSIFLLFVPLAPSFKLAAILLLAREALVEMDVPTRQSYVAAMVAPHERVYASSLTNVSRTGAWAVSSSLAGVLMQHVAFSAPLLLGGSLKILYDGLLYRSFRHLKPPEER; translated from the coding sequence ATGCCCGCGCGCCGCCTCATCCTCATCTACAGCGCCGCCTTCCTGCGCTCCATGAGCATCGGCCTGCTCGGGGTGGTGCTCGCCGTCTATCTCTCGCGGCTGGGATATTCCTCGACCCTGATCGGCGTGGTGCTGGCCGCTGGGCTGGCGGGCGGCACGGTGGCGACAGCGTTCTCCAACCATCTCGCGCGCCGGCTGGGCACGCGCCAGGTGCTGATCGGCGCCGCGCTGTTCTCGGCGGTGGGCGGCATAGGCCTGGCGCTGCTGCGCTCACCGGCGGCCATGGTCCCGCTCGCCTTCGCCTCCATGCTGAACGGGATGGGTACCGACCGCAGCGCATCGTTCGCCATCGAGCAGGCCATCATCCCTTCGCTGGTCGGCGACGAGCGGCGTACCTGGGCGCTCTCCTGGTACAACGTCGCCCTCGACACCTCGGGGGCCCTGGGGGCCTTGTCCGGCGCGTTGCCCGTTCTGCTGCAGCGCTGGGCCGGGCTCGATTTGCTCAGCGCGTATCGCTGGATCTTTGGCGGTTATGCGGTCGTGAACCTTGCCTGCAGCGTGCTCTACGCTTTTCTCGACAGGCACGCCGGCGGGACGGATCTCGCGGCTGTCCCCGAAGTCAGCCGTGAGAGCAAGCGCATCGTCCGCAAGATCGCGCTGCTTTTTGCCCTCGATTCCACCGGCGGCGGGTTCCTGGCCGACGCGCTGCTGGCCTACTGGTTCTTCCATCGCTTCGGCGTCGACGAGAAGCAACTCGGCCTGCTCTTCTTCGTGGTCCGGGTGTTCAATGCGCTGTCGCACCTGGGAGCGGCCTGGCTGGCCCGGCGCATCGGCCTGGTGAACACCATGGTCTTCACCCACCTGCCGTCCAGCATCTTCCTGCTGTTTGTGCCCCTGGCGCCAAGCTTCAAGCTGGCTGCCATCCTGCTGCTGGCGCGCGAGGCTCTGGTGGAGATGGACGTGCCGACCCGGCAGTCCTACGTCGCCGCTATGGTCGCGCCCCACGAGCGCGTCTATGCCAGCAGCCTGACCAATGTCTCGCGGACAGGCGCTTGGGCCGTGAGTTCCTCTCTAGCTGGAGTGCTGATGCAGCACGTCGCGTTCTCGGCGCCGCTGCTGCTGGGAGGCAGTCTGAAGATCCTCTACGACGGCCTGCTCTATCGCTCGTTCCGCCACCTCAAGCCGCCGGAGGAGCGATAG
- the mce gene encoding methylmalonyl-CoA epimerase — translation MFAIDHLGIAVKSLEQAKKFYQQLGMEVMPEEVVEAEKVRLAMVPLGESRIELLEPTSEESPIAKFLAKRGEGLHHVSLRVDDISATVKRLKQQGVRLISGDVKIGAGGHMYVFVHPQSAGGVLLELVQAAPKGV, via the coding sequence ATGTTCGCTATCGATCATCTGGGGATCGCGGTCAAGTCGCTGGAGCAGGCCAAAAAGTTCTACCAGCAGCTGGGCATGGAAGTGATGCCGGAGGAAGTGGTGGAAGCGGAGAAGGTCCGGCTGGCCATGGTGCCGCTGGGGGAATCGCGCATCGAGCTGCTGGAGCCGACCAGCGAGGAGTCGCCTATCGCGAAATTCCTGGCGAAGCGGGGCGAGGGGCTGCACCACGTTTCTCTGCGGGTGGACGACATCAGCGCCACGGTGAAGCGGCTGAAGCAGCAAGGAGTGCGCCTGATCTCCGGGGACGTGAAGATCGGCGCCGGCGGGCACATGTACGTCTTTGTCCACCCGCAGAGCGCCGGGGGCGTGCTGCTGGAGCTGGTGCAGGCAGCGCCCAAGGGAGTTTAG
- the tsaB gene encoding tRNA (adenosine(37)-N6)-threonylcarbamoyltransferase complex dimerization subunit type 1 TsaB has product MLVLGVDTSWKQGSIALVRDERVLGCAPLEGGMFSAQLVPQIARLLADHKLKKSDLDGFSVVSGPGSFTGLRVGLAAVKGLAEILHKPIAATTVLEAMAISAGKEGKVACALDAGRGEVFVAEYEVRSNGRQVQAACLRESVAGRTEAVSGLRGARVICCEGSIADLLRGAAETLECPRPDSAVIARIGAEKIAQAVTVTPEQLDANYIRRSDAEIFSAPKP; this is encoded by the coding sequence ATGCTTGTGCTAGGCGTCGATACCTCGTGGAAGCAGGGCAGCATCGCGCTGGTGCGTGACGAGCGGGTGCTGGGGTGCGCTCCGCTCGAGGGCGGCATGTTCTCGGCGCAGCTGGTGCCGCAGATCGCGCGACTGCTGGCCGACCACAAGCTGAAGAAATCCGATCTTGATGGGTTCTCGGTCGTCTCCGGTCCGGGGTCGTTCACCGGGCTGCGGGTGGGCCTGGCGGCGGTGAAGGGGCTGGCCGAGATCCTGCACAAACCCATCGCGGCCACGACCGTGCTGGAGGCCATGGCCATCAGCGCAGGCAAGGAAGGGAAGGTGGCTTGCGCGCTCGACGCCGGGCGCGGCGAGGTGTTCGTCGCGGAGTATGAAGTCCGGAGCAATGGAAGACAGGTGCAAGCCGCCTGCCTGCGAGAAAGCGTTGCCGGCCGGACGGAGGCGGTGAGCGGATTGCGCGGAGCACGCGTCATCTGCTGCGAAGGGTCGATCGCCGACTTGCTGCGCGGCGCGGCGGAAACTCTTGAGTGTCCCCGGCCCGACAGCGCGGTCATCGCCCGCATCGGGGCAGAGAAGATCGCGCAGGCCGTCACGGTCACGCCCGAACAACTCGACGCCAACTACATC
- a CDS encoding GntG family PLP-dependent aldolase encodes MKSSTVPGSTGEIQKQDEQRRAATVDLRSDTVTRPTPAMRRAMAEAEVGDDVYGEDPTVNRLEQRAAEIFGREASLFVPTGTMGNQIAIKCHTRPGQEVICEARSHVLDYEMAMMAHFSGCIPRALPGDSGILRWSEIKKKIRPKTYYVAQTGLVELENTHNMGGGTVYPTEVAEEICDGAHDAGLPVHLDGARIFNAAAALGKPVAEITRKFDSVMFCLSKGLGAPVGSMLVGSRKLIDQARMYRKALGGGMRQVGVLAAAGLIAVEEMPRRLHHDHENARWLAGELARVPGIALDPAKVATNIVVFNVARTGKTSAEISRGLAERGVLINGIDPENMRLVTHMDVDRAACGRALEALRQVCG; translated from the coding sequence ATGAAGAGCAGCACCGTGCCCGGCAGCACGGGGGAAATCCAGAAGCAAGACGAGCAGCGGCGCGCGGCCACCGTGGACCTGCGCAGCGACACCGTCACTCGCCCGACGCCGGCGATGCGCCGCGCCATGGCCGAGGCCGAGGTCGGCGACGACGTCTATGGCGAGGACCCCACGGTCAACCGGCTAGAGCAGCGGGCGGCTGAGATCTTCGGGCGCGAGGCGTCCCTCTTCGTCCCCACCGGCACCATGGGGAACCAGATCGCCATCAAGTGCCACACCCGCCCGGGGCAGGAAGTGATCTGCGAGGCGCGTTCGCACGTCCTCGATTACGAGATGGCGATGATGGCGCACTTCTCCGGCTGCATCCCACGCGCGCTGCCCGGCGATAGCGGCATCCTGCGCTGGAGCGAGATCAAGAAGAAGATCCGGCCCAAGACGTACTATGTGGCGCAGACCGGGCTGGTGGAGCTGGAGAACACGCACAACATGGGCGGCGGCACGGTGTATCCGACCGAGGTGGCGGAGGAGATCTGCGACGGCGCCCACGACGCCGGGCTGCCGGTGCACCTGGATGGGGCGCGTATCTTCAATGCCGCCGCGGCGCTCGGCAAACCGGTGGCCGAGATCACCCGCAAGTTCGATTCGGTGATGTTCTGCCTGTCGAAGGGCCTGGGCGCGCCGGTCGGCTCCATGCTGGTGGGCAGCCGGAAGCTGATCGACCAGGCGCGGATGTATCGCAAGGCTCTGGGCGGCGGCATGCGGCAGGTGGGCGTGCTGGCGGCGGCGGGATTGATCGCGGTCGAGGAGATGCCGCGGCGCCTGCACCACGACCACGAGAACGCGCGCTGGCTGGCGGGCGAGCTGGCGAGGGTCCCCGGCATCGCGCTGGACCCGGCCAAGGTGGCGACCAATATCGTCGTCTTCAATGTTGCCCGGACGGGAAAGACCTCGGCGGAGATCTCGCGCGGGCTGGCGGAACGCGGCGTGCTGATCAACGGCATCGACCCGGAGAACATGCGCTTGGTGACCCACATGGATGTGGACCGGGCGGCGTGTGGGCGGGCACTGGAGGCCCTGCGGCAGGTCTGCGGGTGA
- a CDS encoding SRPBCC family protein, translated as MSIRLEYEATAKCRPEHIWQVFQKLEQWAWWNPSVARSKWTSGEPWQKGSHFRMELERPRRLAFDCEVLEGSANKVAWVGRGNLVTGEHWFTFEQNGDGTVMKTWETLSGFGSLFIGKGMQEKTVEVYKLWFDRLAAEAEKLAREERARA; from the coding sequence ATGAGCATCAGACTGGAATACGAGGCGACGGCCAAGTGCCGTCCGGAACACATCTGGCAGGTGTTCCAGAAACTGGAACAGTGGGCGTGGTGGAACCCGAGCGTGGCCCGCAGCAAGTGGACCAGCGGGGAACCCTGGCAGAAGGGCAGCCATTTCCGGATGGAGCTGGAGCGCCCGCGCCGCCTGGCGTTCGATTGCGAGGTGCTGGAGGGGTCCGCCAACAAGGTGGCGTGGGTGGGCAGGGGAAACCTGGTGACCGGCGAACACTGGTTCACCTTCGAGCAGAACGGCGACGGCACCGTCATGAAGACCTGGGAGACGCTCTCGGGTTTCGGCTCGCTCTTCATCGGCAAGGGCATGCAGGAGAAGACGGTCGAGGTGTACAAGCTGTGGTTCGACCGGCTGGCGGCCGAAGCGGAGAAGCTGGCCCGCGAGGAACGGGCGCGGGCATGA
- a CDS encoding acyl-CoA dehydrogenase, with translation MDFLPNDEQLQLKKSVREFAEREILPHVMEWDEASQFPCATIKELGRLGLMGVIFPQEYGGAGMGYVEYVTTIEELSRVDGSVGIIVAAHTSLCSNHIFIAGSEEQKKKYVPKLATGEFIGAWGLTEPGAGSDAGSARMTAVRKGNKWVLNGTKTFCTNGHYADVVLVIAVTDKTAHTHGLSAFVVEKGTKGFRPGKKENKLGLRASDTSELIFEDCEIPLENLVGKEGDGFIDAMRVLDGGRISIAALALGMAQGAYEAALKYSKQRKQFGKFISEFQAIQWKLADMATEIDAARLLTMRAADMKDKGMKTTQESSMAKLYASEVAVRCANEGVQIHGGYGFVKDYPAEKFYRDVKLCTIGEGTSEIQRLVIARQLLKD, from the coding sequence TTGGACTTCTTACCGAACGATGAGCAGCTGCAACTGAAGAAGAGCGTGCGCGAGTTCGCCGAGCGCGAGATCCTGCCGCACGTGATGGAGTGGGACGAGGCCTCGCAGTTCCCCTGCGCCACCATCAAGGAGCTGGGCCGGCTGGGGCTGATGGGCGTCATCTTCCCCCAGGAATACGGCGGCGCGGGGATGGGCTACGTCGAGTACGTCACCACCATCGAAGAACTCTCGCGGGTGGACGGCTCGGTCGGCATCATCGTGGCGGCACACACCTCGCTGTGCAGCAATCACATCTTCATCGCCGGCAGCGAGGAGCAGAAGAAGAAGTACGTCCCCAAGCTGGCGACCGGCGAATTCATCGGCGCCTGGGGTCTGACTGAGCCGGGCGCCGGCTCGGATGCGGGCTCGGCGCGCATGACCGCCGTCCGCAAAGGCAACAAGTGGGTGCTCAACGGGACCAAGACCTTCTGCACCAACGGGCACTACGCCGACGTGGTGCTGGTGATCGCGGTGACCGACAAAACGGCGCACACCCACGGGCTCTCCGCCTTCGTGGTGGAGAAGGGGACCAAGGGCTTCAGGCCGGGGAAGAAGGAAAACAAGCTGGGCCTGCGGGCCAGCGACACCTCGGAGCTGATCTTCGAGGACTGCGAGATCCCGCTGGAAAACCTGGTGGGCAAGGAAGGCGACGGCTTCATCGACGCCATGCGGGTGCTGGACGGCGGGCGCATCTCGATCGCGGCGCTGGCGCTGGGCATGGCCCAGGGCGCGTACGAGGCGGCGCTGAAATATTCCAAACAGCGCAAGCAATTCGGGAAGTTCATCAGCGAGTTCCAGGCCATCCAGTGGAAGCTGGCCGACATGGCCACCGAGATCGACGCCGCGCGCCTCTTGACCATGCGGGCCGCCGACATGAAAGACAAAGGGATGAAGACGACGCAGGAGTCCTCGATGGCCAAGCTGTACGCCAGCGAGGTGGCGGTGCGCTGCGCCAACGAGGGCGTGCAGATCCACGGCGGCTACGGTTTCGTGAAGGACTATCCAGCGGAGAAGTTCTACCGCGACGTGAAGCTGTGCACCATCGGGGAAGGGACCAGCGAGATCCAGCGCCTGGTGATCGCGCGGCAGCTGCTTAAAGATTAA
- the meaB gene encoding methylmalonyl Co-A mutase-associated GTPase MeaB, producing MIHARCFAAEAAQHDAFDFRGTASPLLSFILSRLGVQRRSHLSELTKFIEKIRSGDMRALARAISAIEDNTAEALPLLRALFPYSGKARIIGLTGPPGAGKSTLVDVLAREYRKHGKTLGIIAVDPTSPYTGGAILGDRIRMQAHHADTGIYIRSMATRGFLGGLARTTADVATVLDASGKDLILIETVGVGQDEIDIVRLADVTVVILVPGMGDDVQTIKAGIMEIADVFVINKSDREGAERVEREIRAMQSISQRADGWTPPIVKTVATEATGVPELAGAIAQYEEFLGKSKLLHKKKIESWRERLVEMLREALLERAMRERMGDGAVSQYAAEIVEHRRDPYALVQEIVSSLGK from the coding sequence ATGATCCACGCGAGATGCTTCGCGGCCGAAGCCGCTCAGCATGACGCCTTCGATTTTCGTGGCACTGCGTCTCCGTTGCTGTCATTTATACTGTCGCGTTTAGGCGTCCAGCGGAGAAGTCATCTGAGCGAGCTCACTAAGTTCATCGAGAAGATCCGGTCGGGCGACATGCGGGCGCTGGCGCGGGCCATCTCCGCCATCGAGGACAACACCGCCGAGGCCCTGCCGCTGCTGCGGGCGCTGTTCCCATACAGCGGCAAGGCGCGCATCATCGGCCTGACGGGCCCCCCGGGAGCAGGCAAGAGCACGCTGGTGGACGTGCTGGCGCGCGAATACCGCAAGCACGGCAAGACGCTGGGCATCATCGCGGTGGACCCGACCAGCCCGTACACCGGCGGCGCTATCCTGGGCGACCGCATCCGCATGCAGGCCCACCACGCCGACACCGGCATCTACATCCGCAGCATGGCCACGCGCGGCTTCCTGGGCGGGCTGGCCCGGACCACCGCCGACGTGGCCACCGTGCTCGATGCGTCCGGGAAAGACCTGATCCTGATCGAGACCGTGGGGGTGGGGCAGGACGAGATCGACATCGTGCGCCTGGCCGACGTCACGGTGGTGATCCTGGTGCCGGGGATGGGCGACGACGTGCAGACCATCAAGGCCGGCATCATGGAGATCGCCGACGTCTTCGTCATCAACAAGAGCGACCGCGAAGGCGCGGAGCGGGTGGAGCGGGAGATTCGGGCCATGCAGTCTATCTCGCAACGGGCCGATGGCTGGACGCCTCCCATCGTGAAGACGGTGGCCACCGAGGCGACCGGCGTGCCTGAGCTGGCGGGGGCCATCGCGCAGTACGAGGAATTCCTGGGCAAATCGAAGCTGCTGCACAAGAAGAAGATCGAGAGCTGGCGGGAGCGCCTGGTGGAGATGCTGCGCGAGGCGTTGCTGGAGCGCGCCATGCGGGAGCGGATGGGCGACGGGGCGGTGTCGCAGTACGCCGCCGAGATCGTCGAGCACCGGCGCGATCCGTACGCCCTGGTGCAGGAGATCGTCAGCAGTTTGGGGAAGTGA
- the hemW gene encoding radical SAM family heme chaperone HemW: protein MPTGLYISVPFCRSKCSYCNFASGVFSAGLMTRYVERVCDDMRSARQTAARVGAEFDLRVDSIYVGGGTPTALAPEDLQVMLDCPREVFEVAPGAEITVECAPGTLTPEMLQTLVGFGVNRVSLGVQSFVDREAAAVGRLHNRAVVLDDIARLRALGVGNINLDLIAGLPHQTAESWKYSLDEALAVVPPHISVYMLEVDEDSRLGREVIAGGTRYHAHDVPSEDLVAELYEIACQKLGRGGYEHYEISNFCWKGAESRHNLKYWTRQPYLGFGVDAHSMLPASGGDVEAVRFATTDDLDAYLAGEVPASSFISRQAALEETLFLGLRLNRGVDLQRVALSFGESAIRELIPIMRELERDRLAELAGRVLRLTDRGRLLSNEVFQRFLAPQLHA from the coding sequence ATGCCCACCGGCCTGTACATCTCGGTCCCCTTCTGCCGTTCCAAGTGCAGCTACTGTAACTTCGCCTCGGGGGTCTTTTCCGCCGGCTTGATGACGCGCTACGTGGAGCGCGTCTGCGACGACATGCGTTCGGCCCGGCAGACCGCGGCCCGGGTCGGGGCCGAGTTCGATCTCCGGGTCGATTCCATCTATGTGGGCGGGGGGACGCCCACGGCGCTGGCTCCCGAGGACCTGCAGGTAATGCTGGATTGCCCGCGCGAGGTCTTCGAGGTAGCGCCCGGCGCCGAGATCACGGTGGAGTGCGCTCCCGGAACGCTCACCCCGGAGATGCTGCAGACGCTGGTCGGCTTCGGGGTGAACCGCGTCAGCCTGGGCGTGCAATCGTTCGTTGATCGGGAAGCGGCCGCGGTCGGGCGCTTGCACAACCGCGCCGTTGTGCTCGACGACATCGCCCGGCTGCGCGCCCTCGGTGTCGGCAATATCAACCTCGACCTGATCGCCGGCCTGCCCCACCAGACCGCGGAATCGTGGAAATACTCGCTCGACGAAGCCCTGGCCGTCGTGCCGCCGCATATCAGCGTTTACATGCTGGAGGTGGACGAGGACTCGCGTCTGGGCCGGGAAGTGATTGCGGGCGGCACCCGGTACCACGCGCACGACGTCCCCAGCGAAGACCTGGTCGCCGAGCTTTACGAGATCGCCTGCCAGAAGCTGGGACGCGGCGGCTACGAGCATTACGAGATCTCGAACTTCTGCTGGAAGGGAGCCGAGTCGCGGCACAACCTGAAGTACTGGACCCGCCAGCCCTATCTCGGCTTCGGGGTCGACGCCCACTCCATGCTGCCGGCGTCGGGGGGCGACGTCGAGGCGGTGCGCTTCGCCACCACCGACGATCTGGATGCCTACCTGGCGGGCGAGGTCCCGGCCAGCTCGTTCATCTCGCGGCAGGCCGCGCTGGAAGAGACTCTGTTCCTGGGGCTGCGGCTGAATCGCGGGGTGGACCTGCAACGGGTGGCGCTAAGCTTCGGCGAGTCCGCCATCCGCGAGCTCATCCCCATCATGCGCGAGCTGGAGCGCGACCGCCTGGCCGAGCTCGCGGGGCGCGTGCTGCGCCTGACCGACCGCGGCCGGCTGCTCTCCAACGAGGTCTTCCAGCGCTTCCTCGCGCCCCAATTGCACGCCTGA